A stretch of the Phycodurus eques isolate BA_2022a chromosome 15, UOR_Pequ_1.1, whole genome shotgun sequence genome encodes the following:
- the pou5f3 gene encoding POU domain, class 5, transcription factor 1 produces MSERSHSPGSECQTRPYDFSRACTQNLGQDGLGASSFPQLPLPEAGVLYKQPAYGGLPSAAAQSFFPFPSLGAGDYRGSELQAGEFGQPKHWYPFAAPEYTGQVPGVTVATQPTNLSPPIAETREQIKLPDIKTEKDTGDDYPSEVKLQQYPPPSAAMPPHGVFYSSPWTPTFWPGISHLTPPGSGGSSNQNPSTSSASSPSMSPSPPSNGVPANAFFGVNPGQGAPVPQGQNPASSTRSSGSSSGGCSDSEEENLSTEELEQFAKELKHKRITLGFTQADVGLALGNLYGKMFSQTTICRFEALQLSFKNMCKLKPLLQRWLNEAETSENPQDMYKIERVFVDTRKRKRRTSLEGAVRSALESYFVKCPKPNTQEITHISDDLGLERDVVRVWFCNRRQKGKRLALPLDEECDGQYYEQSPSPLNMVASPIPGQGYPPPASFPGAPPPTLYMPPLHRPDVLKQALHPGLVGHLTG; encoded by the exons ATGTCCGAAAGATCCCACAGTCCAGGTTCGGAGTGTCAAACCCGCCCGTATGACTTCAGCCGGGCTTGCACGCAGAATTTGGGCCAAGACGGCCTCGGGGCTTCGTCCTTCCCCCAGCTCCCCCTGCCAGAAGCGGGTGTTCTCTACAAGCAGCCCGCCTACGGTGGCCTGCCGTCGGCCGCCGCGCAGAGCTTCTTCCCCTTCCCGTCGCTGGGCGCCGGTGACTACCGGGGCTCCGAGCTCCAGGCCGGGGAGTTCGGCCAGCCCAAACACTGGTATCCGTTCGCCGCGCCCGAGTACACCGGGCAGGTACCCGGTGTAACCGTGGCCACGCAGCCCACCAACCTGAGCCCCCCCATAGCCGAGACCCGGGAGCAAATTAAGCTCCCCGATATCAAGACGGAGAAAGACACCGGAGACGACTACCCGAGCGAGGTGAAGCTCCAGCAGTACCCGCCGCCCTCCGCCGCAATGCCCCCCCACGGAGTCTTCTACTCCAGCCCCTGGACCCCGACCTTCTGGCCGGGTATCAGCCACCTGACGCCGCCCGGCAGCGGAGGAAGCAGCAACCAGAATCCGTCGACGTCTTCGGCGTCGTCGCCGTCCATGTCCCCGTCGCCGCCCAGCAACGGCGTGCCGGCGAACGCCTTCTTCGGCGTCAACCCCGGCCAGGGGGCCCCCGTGCCTCAGGGCCAGAACCCGGCCTCGTCTACTCGGAGCAGCGGCTCGTCCAGCGGCGGTTGTAGTGACTCGGAAGAG GAAAACCTTTCCACTGAAGAATTGGAGCAGTTTGCCAAAGAACTTAAACACAAACGCATCACTTTGGGTTTCACTCAGGCTGATGTCGGCCTTGCTTTGGGTAACCTTTATG GTAAGATGTTCAGCCAGACGACCATTTGCCGCTTTGAGGCCCTCCAGTTGAGCTTCAAGAACATGTGCAAGCTGAAGCCCCTCCTCCAGAGATGGCTGAATGAGGCCGAAACGTCGGAAAATCCCCAGGAT ATGTACAAGATCGAGCGGGTTTTTGTGGACaccaggaagaggaagaggaggaccaGCCTGGAGGGCGCCGTTCGCTCTGCTCTGGAGTCTTACTTTGTCAAGTGTCCCAAACCCAACACTCAAGAGATCACGCACATCTCTGATGATTTGGGCCTGGAGAGAGAT GTGGTCCGAGTGTGGTTCTGTAACCGTAGACAGAAGGGCAAGCGTCTGGCTCTGCCGCTGGACGAAGAGTGCGACGGCCAGTACTACGAGCAGAGCCCGTCTCCTCTCAACATGGTCGCCTCCCCCATCCCCGGCCAGGGCTACCCTCCCCCGGCCAGCTTCCCCGGAGCCCCGCCGCCGACGCTTTACATGCCGCCTCTTCATCGGCCGGATGTCCTGAAGCAAGCgctgcaccctggactggtcggtcACCTGACTGGATAA